The Blochmannia endosymbiont of Camponotus sp. genome includes a window with the following:
- the pgsA gene encoding CDP-diacylglycerol--glycerol-3-phosphate 3-phosphatidyltransferase, with product MDFINIPTYLTLFRVVVAPLFTMLFYLPMSWAPMVCTVIFFVAAMTDWFDGFLARRWKQTTSFGKFLDPVADKVMIISALILIAEHFHVWWVTLPSSGIIIREVIILALREWVAGIGSSNGIKVSWISKIKTCIQMLALTALLWSPYKWIVITGVIALYVSVLLTFWSMCAYLYYAWRNLCNC from the coding sequence ATGGATTTTATTAATATACCAACATATCTTACTTTATTTCGAGTGGTTGTGGCGCCATTGTTTACAATGTTGTTTTATTTACCCATGAGTTGGGCGCCGATGGTATGTACTGTTATATTTTTTGTTGCAGCTATGACAGATTGGTTTGATGGATTTTTAGCTCGCCGTTGGAAACAAACTACTAGTTTTGGTAAATTTTTAGATCCAGTGGCAGATAAAGTGATGATAATTTCAGCACTTATTTTAATAGCTGAGCATTTTCACGTGTGGTGGGTTACATTACCATCTTCTGGTATAATTATTCGTGAAGTGATTATATTAGCGTTACGCGAATGGGTAGCAGGAATTGGTAGTAGTAATGGCATTAAGGTGTCTTGGATTAGTAAAATTAAAACATGTATACAAATGTTAGCTTTAACTGCATTATTGTGGAGTCCTTATAAATGGATAGTAATTACAGGTGTTATTGCATTATATGTTTCGGTTTTATTAACGTTTTGGTCCATGTGTGCTTATTTATATTATGCGTGGCGTAATTTATGCAATTGCTGA
- a CDS encoding TusE/DsrC/DsvC family sulfur relay protein produces the protein MKYKQINTIINEQGYLMHIEDWNEDIAINLAKIEGITLNTIHWEIIYFVRKFYMEFNALPKIRILINAIALKYGKEKGNSQFLARLFPKGSVAQKIAKISGLPKPIKCL, from the coding sequence ATGAAATACAAACAAATAAACACTATCATTAATGAACAAGGCTATTTAATGCATATTGAAGACTGGAATGAAGACATTGCGATAAATCTAGCTAAGATAGAAGGCATCACACTGAACACAATACATTGGGAAATTATATATTTTGTACGTAAATTCTACATGGAATTCAACGCGTTACCAAAAATCAGAATATTAATTAATGCCATAGCACTTAAATATGGTAAAGAAAAAGGAAATAGCCAATTTCTTGCTCGATTATTTCCAAAAGGATCTGTAGCTCAAAAAATTGCAAAAATTTCAGGCCTTCCTAAACCTATAAAATGCTTATAA
- the hspQ gene encoding heat shock protein HspQ, translating into MITSKFGIGQQVRHKLLGYLGVVIDIDPEYSLEKPTLDEITKNDTLRKSPWYHVVMEDENGRPMHTYLAEVQLGYENTHIHSEQSTLDELSASIRLQLQTPRLRN; encoded by the coding sequence ATGATAACTAGTAAATTTGGGATCGGACAACAAGTTCGACATAAGTTATTGGGGTATTTAGGAGTAGTAATAGATATAGATCCGGAATATTCTCTTGAAAAACCAACTTTAGATGAAATTACAAAAAATGATACTTTACGTAAATCTCCATGGTACCATGTTGTTATGGAAGATGAAAACGGAAGGCCTATGCATACTTATTTAGCAGAAGTACAATTAGGATACGAAAATACTCATATACACTCAGAGCAAAGCACTTTAGATGAACTTTCTGCGTCTATTCGTTTACAACTTCAAACACCACGGCTAAGAAATTAA
- the fabA gene encoding bifunctional 3-hydroxydecanoyl-ACP dehydratase/trans-2-decenoyl-ACP isomerase, giving the protein MINRRESYTKEDLLASSRGELFGKNGPTLPAPNMLMVDRVIKMTKNGGNYNKGFIEAELDIQSDMWFFNCHFIKDPVMPGCLGLDAMWQLVGFYLGWLGGEGKGRALGVKEVKFTGQILPTSKKVTYLVHFRRIINRKLTMGMADGEVLCDGKIIYTATDLKVGLFKKNTIF; this is encoded by the coding sequence ATGATTAATAGACGTGAATCATATACAAAGGAAGATCTATTAGCTTCTAGCAGAGGTGAGCTATTTGGAAAAAACGGGCCTACACTCCCGGCTCCTAATATGCTTATGGTGGATCGAGTCATAAAAATGACTAAAAATGGAGGAAATTACAATAAAGGATTTATAGAAGCAGAATTAGATATTCAATCAGATATGTGGTTTTTCAATTGTCATTTCATAAAAGACCCAGTTATGCCAGGATGTTTGGGGTTAGATGCGATGTGGCAGCTAGTGGGGTTCTATCTTGGATGGCTTGGAGGAGAGGGAAAAGGACGTGCTTTAGGAGTAAAAGAAGTTAAGTTTACTGGTCAGATTTTGCCTACATCTAAAAAAGTTACTTATCTTGTTCATTTCCGCAGAATTATCAACAGAAAACTAACTATGGGTATGGCCGATGGTGAGGTATTATGTGATGGTAAAATAATTTATACCGCAACTGACTTAAAAGTTGGATTATTTAAAAAAAATACAATATTCTGA
- the asnS gene encoding asparagine--tRNA ligase — MNVVSVADILYGYISKNTEITIQGWIRTRRDSKAKISFLDIYDGSCITSLQVIACDNLYNYKNEILHLTSGCSVVIDGIVSESIGLKQRVEVIAKNIKILGWIEDPSTYPITAKNHTMRYLRKVSHLRPRTNIIGAVARIRHTLSQAIHNFMHKQGFIWVPTPIITAYDTEGNGKMFCVSTSKNQRVLHNSKEKTNAYDPHNFFDKEAFLTVSGQLNAETYACALSKVYTFGPTFRAEYSNTNRHLSEFWMIEPEAAFMTLDDIIVLAESLLKNVILILLKERYDDIKYFVDKIDKNIISRLENFINIKFNCIEYTEAIKLLKICNKQFNIPITWGTDLFSEHEKYLSEEYFKSPVIVKNYPKSIKAFYMRLNDDNQTVASMDVLVPGIGEIIGGSQREERLSTLDQRLQENNLTQENYWWYRDLRRYGTVPHSGFGLGFERLMIYVTGIKNIRDVIPFPRTPNNINF; from the coding sequence ATGAATGTAGTATCAGTAGCAGATATATTGTACGGTTATATATCAAAAAATACTGAAATTACTATACAGGGTTGGATTCGCACCCGACGTGATTCTAAAGCTAAAATTTCCTTTCTTGATATCTACGATGGTTCTTGCATAACCTCACTACAAGTAATTGCGTGCGATAATTTATACAATTATAAAAATGAAATATTACACCTAACTAGTGGTTGCTCAGTCGTAATTGACGGAATCGTATCTGAGTCCATTGGACTGAAACAACGTGTTGAAGTAATTGCAAAAAATATTAAAATATTAGGATGGATAGAAGACCCTAGCACCTACCCAATAACAGCTAAAAACCATACTATGAGGTATCTACGTAAAGTTTCTCATTTAAGACCACGTACCAATATAATTGGGGCTGTTGCACGCATCAGACACACATTATCACAAGCTATTCATAATTTTATGCACAAACAAGGATTTATATGGGTCCCTACCCCTATAATTACTGCATATGATACTGAAGGCAATGGAAAAATGTTCTGCGTTTCTACTTCAAAAAATCAGAGAGTTTTACATAATTCAAAAGAAAAAACAAATGCTTATGACCCCCATAATTTTTTTGATAAAGAAGCTTTTTTAACAGTATCAGGTCAATTAAATGCTGAAACCTACGCTTGTGCATTATCGAAAGTATACACTTTTGGCCCAACTTTTAGAGCAGAATACTCCAATACCAATCGCCATTTATCTGAATTTTGGATGATAGAACCAGAAGCAGCATTTATGACTTTAGATGATATTATTGTTTTAGCAGAATCTTTACTTAAAAATGTCATCTTAATACTCCTTAAAGAACGCTATGATGATATAAAATATTTTGTTGATAAAATAGACAAAAATATCATTTCTCGATTAGAAAACTTCATTAATATTAAGTTCAACTGTATAGAATATACTGAAGCAATAAAATTATTAAAAATATGTAATAAACAATTTAATATTCCAATAACTTGGGGAACAGATTTGTTCTCTGAACATGAAAAATATCTATCAGAAGAATATTTTAAATCTCCCGTAATAGTAAAAAATTATCCAAAAAGTATTAAAGCTTTCTACATGCGTTTAAATGATGATAACCAAACTGTAGCATCTATGGATGTTTTAGTACCTGGAATTGGAGAAATAATTGGAGGTTCACAGAGAGAAGAAAGGTTATCAACCTTGGATCAAAGATTACAAGAAAACAACTTAACACAAGAAAATTATTGGTGGTATCGTGATTTGAGACGATATGGAACAGTACCTCATTCAGGATTCGGTCTAGGTTTTGAAAGATTAATGATATATGTTACAGGAATAAAAAATATTAGAGATGTTATACCTTTCCCCAGAACACCAAATAATATTAATTTTTAA
- a CDS encoding amino acid aminotransferase translates to MFKSITMAPADPILGLSEIYNSDERKHKINLGIGVYLDKIKNTPILTSVKQAEEWLLKNETTKNYLSIEGMHSFNTATQYLLFGVNDNNSIIPKERIRTVQAPGGTGALRIAAEFIVKNTKSKRIWISYPSWINHKNIFLSAGFEICAYPYYNNTTHSLNFDELYSSLKNVKPNDVVLFHCCCHNPTGIDPNIEQWNILSELSEKNRWLPLFDLAYQGFSRGLKEDIEGLHVFCKKNAELIVCNSYSKNFGLYNERIGACSVVTNNKNDADRVLSQLRVIIRSNYSNPPAHGASIVSLILNNKNLRSIWEEELKTMREHIDYMRKLFFNTLKNNNENIDFSFVKNQCGMFSFIGLNENQVMKLRNKFGVYLVGAGRINLAGLSNDNIAYVCRSIIKIINET, encoded by the coding sequence ATGTTTAAGTCTATTACAATGGCACCTGCTGATCCAATTCTTGGTTTATCAGAAATTTATAATTCTGATGAACGAAAACACAAAATAAATCTCGGTATAGGTGTATATCTTGATAAAATAAAAAATACTCCTATTTTAACTAGTGTTAAACAAGCTGAAGAATGGTTGTTAAAAAATGAAACCACTAAAAATTATCTTAGTATAGAGGGTATGCATTCTTTTAATACAGCTACTCAGTATTTATTATTTGGAGTAAATGATAATAACTCTATTATTCCAAAAGAACGCATAAGAACTGTTCAAGCACCTGGAGGAACTGGTGCATTACGTATAGCGGCTGAGTTTATAGTAAAAAATACTAAATCCAAGCGAATATGGATAAGTTATCCCAGTTGGATAAATCACAAAAATATTTTTCTGTCAGCAGGATTTGAAATATGCGCCTATCCTTATTATAATAATACAACTCACTCACTAAATTTTGACGAGTTATATTCAAGTTTAAAAAATGTTAAACCTAATGATGTAGTACTATTTCATTGTTGTTGCCATAATCCCACAGGAATTGATCCTAATATTGAACAATGGAATATTCTATCAGAATTATCAGAAAAAAATAGATGGTTGCCTTTATTCGATCTAGCTTATCAAGGATTTTCTCGTGGATTGAAAGAAGATATTGAAGGATTACATGTTTTCTGTAAAAAAAATGCAGAATTGATAGTATGCAATTCTTATTCAAAAAATTTTGGATTATATAATGAAAGAATAGGAGCGTGCAGTGTAGTAACCAATAATAAAAATGATGCAGATCGAGTATTAAGTCAGTTGCGTGTTATCATTCGTAGTAATTACTCTAATCCACCAGCGCATGGTGCATCTATTGTTTCTTTGATATTAAACAATAAAAATTTACGCTCTATATGGGAAGAAGAACTAAAAACCATGCGGGAACATATTGATTATATGCGAAAATTATTTTTTAATACTTTAAAAAATAATAATGAAAATATAGATTTCAGTTTTGTTAAAAACCAATGTGGAATGTTCTCTTTTATAGGATTAAATGAAAATCAAGTAATGAAATTACGAAATAAATTCGGCGTGTACCTAGTAGGTGCTGGCAGAATTAATTTAGCTGGATTATCGAATGATAATATAGCTTATGTATGTAGATCTATTATTAAAATTATTAATGAAACTTGA
- a CDS encoding MBL fold metallo-hydrolase: MRYRIVPVTSFNQNCSIIWCEITHEAALVDPGGESNKLRAEVDKLDVKIGKILLTHGHIDHVGSAVELKKYYSVPIIGPHKADQILLDSLILQCNMLGVEDIPNDTTAVVPDFWLKDGDIVQVGNEVFNVLHCPGHSPGHVVYWNKTQKFIIMGDVLFKENIGRTDLPGGNITALINSIKNKLFSLGDDIIFLPGHGSQSTIGHERVNNTFIV, from the coding sequence ATGCGATATCGTATTGTACCAGTTACTTCTTTTAATCAAAATTGTTCAATAATTTGGTGTGAAATAACACATGAAGCGGCTTTAGTAGATCCTGGGGGAGAAAGTAATAAATTACGAGCAGAAGTAGATAAGTTAGATGTAAAGATAGGTAAAATTTTACTAACTCATGGCCATATTGATCATGTTGGTAGCGCAGTTGAACTAAAAAAATATTACAGTGTTCCAATAATAGGACCACATAAAGCTGATCAGATATTGTTAGATAGTTTGATTCTTCAATGCAATATGTTGGGCGTGGAGGATATTCCCAATGATACTACTGCAGTTGTCCCGGATTTTTGGTTAAAAGATGGTGATATAGTACAAGTAGGAAATGAAGTTTTTAATGTATTACATTGCCCTGGCCATTCTCCAGGGCATGTAGTGTACTGGAACAAAACTCAAAAATTTATAATTATGGGAGATGTATTATTTAAAGAAAATATTGGTCGTACAGATTTACCAGGGGGCAACATTACAGCTTTAATTAATTCTATTAAAAATAAGTTATTTTCGTTAGGAGATGACATTATTTTTTTACCAGGTCATGGTTCTCAATCTACTATTGGGCATGAACGTGTGAATAATACTTTTATAGTATAA
- a CDS encoding SDR family oxidoreductase, translating into MALLSNKRILVTGMASHRSIAYGIAQALYREGAELAFTYHTNKLKLRVQDLSKNFDSDIILPCDVSEDFCIDQLFVELKKKWLTFDGFVHAIAFAPTEQLQGDYVNTVTREGFALSHAIGSYSFVGMAKACRSMLNNKASLVTLTYLGSIRAIPHYNVMGLVKASLEANTRYMAYSMGPEGIRVNAISCGPVRTLASSGIKNFKKMLSSCQRQSPIRRNISIEEIGNVAAFLCSNLSSGITGEIIYVDGGFNIISTIDDTNDLHK; encoded by the coding sequence ATGGCGTTGCTTAGTAATAAGCGGATTTTAGTTACCGGCATGGCTAGCCATCGGTCGATAGCTTATGGTATTGCTCAGGCTTTATATAGAGAAGGGGCTGAATTGGCTTTTACTTACCATACCAATAAATTGAAATTAAGAGTGCAAGATTTATCTAAAAATTTTGATTCTGATATTATATTACCATGTGATGTATCTGAGGATTTTTGTATAGATCAGCTATTTGTTGAATTGAAAAAAAAATGGTTAACTTTTGATGGGTTTGTTCATGCGATAGCATTTGCTCCTACTGAACAGTTGCAAGGTGATTATGTTAATACTGTTACTCGTGAGGGTTTTGCATTATCTCATGCTATCGGTTCTTATAGTTTTGTGGGCATGGCTAAAGCATGCAGAAGTATGCTAAATAATAAAGCATCTTTAGTTACGTTAACTTATTTGGGGTCTATACGTGCAATACCCCATTATAATGTAATGGGATTGGTTAAAGCTTCATTAGAAGCTAATACTCGTTATATGGCCTATAGCATGGGCCCGGAGGGAATTCGTGTTAATGCAATTTCCTGTGGACCTGTACGTACTTTGGCTTCTTCTGGTATTAAGAATTTTAAAAAGATGTTATCATCTTGTCAGAGACAATCACCTATACGCCGTAATATTTCTATAGAAGAAATTGGAAATGTTGCTGCATTTTTGTGTTCTAATTTATCATCTGGAATTACTGGGGAAATAATTTATGTTGATGGCGGGTTTAATATTATTTCCACTATAGATGATACAAATGACTTACATAAATAA
- the ribA gene encoding GTP cyclohydrolase II: MRLRRVTEAKLPTIWGNFLVVGFEEKFTGHNHVALIYGNITGSEPVLTRIHSECLTGDALFSSRCDCGFQLKTALYCITEEKRGILIYHRQEGRNIGLLNKIRAYALQDSGADTVEANQCLGFAPDERDFTICADILKLLCVKKIRILTNNPKKLEILNTSRINITERIPLIVGRNPENSRYLDTKAFKLGHLFHN, from the coding sequence ATGCGACTTAGGCGTGTGACAGAAGCAAAATTACCAACAATTTGGGGTAATTTTTTAGTAGTAGGATTTGAAGAAAAATTTACTGGGCATAACCATGTCGCATTAATATATGGAAACATCACCGGATCAGAGCCAGTATTAACACGAATACATTCCGAATGTTTAACGGGTGATGCCTTATTCAGTTCACGCTGTGATTGTGGATTCCAACTAAAAACAGCATTATATTGTATTACAGAAGAAAAACGTGGTATTTTAATCTATCATCGACAAGAAGGACGTAACATAGGATTGTTGAACAAAATTCGTGCTTATGCCTTACAAGACAGCGGAGCTGACACAGTAGAAGCAAACCAATGTCTAGGGTTTGCTCCTGATGAACGAGATTTCACTATTTGTGCAGATATTTTAAAATTATTATGTGTAAAAAAAATACGTATTCTAACAAATAATCCAAAAAAATTAGAAATTTTAAATACATCACGTATTAATATCACAGAACGAATTCCATTAATAGTCGGAAGAAATCCAGAAAATTCTAGATACTT